A genomic stretch from Tamandua tetradactyla isolate mTamTet1 chromosome 15, mTamTet1.pri, whole genome shotgun sequence includes:
- the EIF1B gene encoding eukaryotic translation initiation factor 1b: MSTIQNLQSFDPFADATKGDDLLPAGTEDYIHIRIQQRNGRKTLTTVQGIADDYDKKKLVKAFKKKFACNGTVIEHPEYGEVIQLQGDQRKNICQFLLEVGIVKEEQLKVHGF; the protein is encoded by the exons ATGTCCACTATCCAGAACCTCCAATCTTTCG ACCCCTTTGCTGATGCAACTAAGGGTGACGACTTACTCCCGGCAGGGACTGAGGATTACATTCATATAAGAATCCAGCAACGGAACGGCAGAAAAACATTGACTACTGTTCAGGGCATTGCAGATGATTATGACAAAAAGAAACTTGTGAAAGCTTTCAAAAAG AAATTTGCTTGTAATGGTACTGTGATTGAACATCCTGAATACGGAGAGGTTATTCAGCTTCAAGGTGACCAAAGGAAAAACATTTGCCAGTTTCTCTTGGAG GTTGGCATTGTCAAGGAGGAGCAGCTTAAGGTTCATGGATTCTAG